In Ensifer canadensis, a genomic segment contains:
- the ccoN gene encoding cytochrome-c oxidase, cbb3-type subunit I → MKYTFETILLGVGAFLALLGAGFAQDRQFEAHMWVLFFVLLGGTIVMMRRLDFSTASAGKAAAPQSEYFDEVVKYGVIATVFWGVVGFLVGVVVALQLGFPDLNIEPWFNFGRMRPLHTSAVIFAFGGNALIATSFYIVQRTSRARLFGGNLAWFVFWGYQLFIVLAATGYLLGITQSKEYAEPEWYVDLWLTIVWVAYLAVFLGTLLVRKEPHIYVANWFYLAFIVTIAMLHIVNNLAVPVSFLGSKSYSAFAGVQDALTQWWYGHNAVGFFLTAGFLGMMYYFIPKQANRPVYSYRLSIIHFWSLIFMYIWAGPHHLHYTALPDWAQTLGMVFSIMLWMPSWGGMINGLMTLSGAWDKIRTDPIIRMMVMAVAFYGMATFEGPMMSIKTVNSLSHYTDWTIGHVHSGALGWNGLITFGAIYYLTPKLWNRERLYSVRMVNWHFWFATLGIVVYAAVMWVAGIQQGLMWREYDDQGFLVYSFAESVAAMLPYYVLRALGGALFLAGALLMAFNVTMTILGRVRDEAPIFGSTPVLKAAE, encoded by the coding sequence ATGAAATACACTTTCGAGACGATCCTGCTCGGGGTCGGTGCTTTCCTGGCGCTTCTAGGCGCCGGATTCGCACAGGACCGGCAGTTCGAAGCCCATATGTGGGTGCTGTTCTTCGTGCTGCTCGGCGGCACGATCGTTATGATGCGGCGCCTCGACTTCAGCACGGCGTCAGCAGGCAAGGCGGCCGCACCGCAGTCGGAATATTTCGACGAAGTCGTGAAGTATGGCGTCATCGCCACCGTCTTCTGGGGTGTCGTCGGCTTCCTCGTGGGCGTCGTGGTTGCGCTCCAACTGGGCTTTCCGGATCTCAACATCGAGCCGTGGTTCAACTTCGGTCGCATGCGGCCGCTGCACACCTCGGCGGTGATCTTCGCCTTCGGCGGCAACGCGCTGATCGCGACCTCGTTCTACATCGTCCAGCGCACCAGCCGTGCGCGCCTGTTCGGCGGCAATCTCGCCTGGTTCGTGTTCTGGGGCTACCAGCTCTTCATCGTCCTGGCCGCCACCGGCTATCTGCTGGGGATCACCCAGTCGAAGGAATATGCGGAGCCGGAATGGTATGTCGACCTGTGGCTGACGATCGTCTGGGTCGCCTATCTCGCCGTGTTCCTCGGCACGCTGCTGGTGCGCAAGGAGCCGCATATCTATGTGGCGAACTGGTTCTATCTCGCCTTCATCGTCACCATCGCGATGCTGCACATCGTCAACAACCTGGCGGTTCCGGTGTCGTTCCTGGGCTCCAAGAGCTATTCGGCCTTTGCCGGCGTGCAGGACGCGCTGACGCAATGGTGGTACGGCCACAACGCCGTCGGCTTCTTCCTGACGGCCGGCTTCCTCGGCATGATGTATTACTTCATTCCGAAACAGGCCAACCGCCCCGTCTATTCCTACCGCCTGTCGATCATTCACTTCTGGTCGCTGATCTTCATGTACATCTGGGCCGGTCCGCACCACCTGCACTATACGGCTCTGCCGGACTGGGCGCAGACGCTCGGCATGGTCTTCTCCATCATGCTGTGGATGCCGTCCTGGGGCGGCATGATCAACGGCCTGATGACGCTCTCGGGCGCCTGGGACAAGATCCGCACCGACCCGATCATCCGCATGATGGTCATGGCCGTCGCCTTCTACGGCATGGCGACCTTCGAGGGTCCGATGATGTCGATCAAGACGGTCAACTCGCTCAGTCACTATACCGACTGGACGATCGGCCACGTGCATTCGGGTGCGCTCGGCTGGAACGGACTGATCACCTTCGGCGCCATCTACTACCTCACGCCGAAGCTGTGGAACCGCGAGCGGCTCTATAGCGTGCGCATGGTCAACTGGCACTTCTGGTTCGCCACGCTCGGCATCGTCGTCTACGCCGCTGTCATGTGGGTTGCCGGTATCCAGCAGGGCCTGATGTGGCGCGAATACGACGACCAGGGTTTCCTCGTCTATTCCTTCGCGGAATCGGTCGCGGCCATGCTGCCCTACTACGTGCTGCGTGCGCTGGGCGGTGCCCTGTTCCTCGCCGGCGCTCTGCTCATGGCCTTCAACGTAACAATGACCATCCTCGGCCGCGTGCGTGACGAAGCCCCGATCTTCGGTTCGACGCCCGTGCTCAAGGCTGCGGAATAG
- a CDS encoding hemerythrin domain-containing protein, whose protein sequence is MIRVWTGLRARPAPMGEPRAWLARAHQEQLALCNSLEEIADSLPAEIDRQKCAYAAKMLEPLIRELHSGEESAVFRWVEQNFGDDPSIAATLARLKYEHCEDECFAEELTEMLVKLGAADESVNAETAGYMLRGFFTNLRRHIGFEQECLRTLLPVDPDIN, encoded by the coding sequence ATGATCCGGGTGTGGACGGGTTTGCGAGCGCGCCCTGCCCCGATGGGCGAACCGCGGGCCTGGCTGGCACGTGCGCATCAGGAACAGCTTGCGCTCTGCAACAGCCTGGAGGAAATCGCCGACAGCCTGCCGGCTGAAATCGACCGGCAGAAATGCGCCTATGCCGCCAAGATGCTGGAGCCGCTCATACGCGAACTGCATTCGGGCGAAGAGAGCGCGGTGTTTCGCTGGGTCGAGCAGAATTTCGGCGACGACCCGTCGATCGCGGCAACGCTCGCGCGGCTCAAATACGAACATTGCGAAGATGAGTGCTTTGCCGAAGAGCTCACGGAGATGCTGGTGAAGCTCGGCGCTGCCGACGAGAGCGTCAATGCGGAGACAGCCGGCTACATGCTGCGCGGCTTCTTCACCAATCTGCGAAGGCACATCGGCTTCGAGCAGGAATGTCTTCGCACGCTGCTTCCAGTCGACCCGGACATCAATTGA
- a CDS encoding PAS domain-containing protein — MNALIELFWFKYSQLQYAVRTADEHLIGLLDRELDPILKSVYDEKAVSVEDARLQFQFLIDILRVEADDISCVLRHSQLLQSLINRYFAATGAVNAADLRLERTPAAPHKGRADEGLLNEAILDSFPDRIAVITPDYRYLYTNPLNANHLESRPMDLIGRHIVEFIGIQRFELRVKSYLDRCFAGEVVDYTFAKTVDARTVVVRCRLTPCMSSNGKLIGAILVIQEHADRRRAIAA, encoded by the coding sequence TTGAACGCACTGATTGAGCTGTTCTGGTTCAAGTATTCACAACTGCAGTATGCAGTACGTACAGCAGACGAACATCTGATCGGACTTCTGGATCGCGAGCTCGATCCCATCTTGAAGTCGGTCTATGATGAGAAGGCCGTGAGCGTCGAAGATGCCCGCCTTCAGTTCCAGTTTCTGATCGATATTCTGCGCGTCGAGGCCGACGATATTTCCTGCGTGCTGCGCCATTCGCAGCTTTTGCAGTCGCTGATCAATCGCTATTTCGCAGCCACGGGCGCGGTCAACGCTGCCGACTTGCGACTGGAGCGCACGCCGGCTGCACCACACAAGGGGCGGGCGGACGAGGGGCTTCTCAACGAGGCGATTCTCGACAGCTTCCCTGACCGCATCGCCGTGATCACGCCGGATTATCGGTATCTCTATACCAATCCGCTCAACGCCAACCATCTCGAAAGCCGCCCGATGGATCTCATCGGTCGGCATATCGTCGAATTCATTGGCATCCAGCGCTTCGAGCTGCGCGTGAAGAGCTATCTCGATCGCTGTTTTGCGGGCGAGGTGGTCGACTATACCTTCGCCAAGACCGTCGACGCGCGAACCGTCGTGGTGCGCTGCCGGCTGACGCCGTGCATGTCGAGCAACGGCAAGCTCATCGGTGCGATCCTGGTGATCCAGGAGCATGCGGACCGACGCCGCGCCATCGCCGCCTGA
- a CDS encoding lipid A biosynthesis lauroyl acyltransferase, protein MLITRLVLTADHFRQWLIAQLVFLLLTILKLFPADGAIRFMDRAARFIGPKTSRHKLTLTNLRNAFPEKREAEIEAIAMESWGNMGRMAAEYVFLDRLFDFDPEATKPGRVEVSGVPLFLELRDNPRPFIVFTAHSGNFEMLPVAGSAFGLEVTVLFRPPNNPYVAEKVFEFRKERMGNLVPSHAGSSFALARQLERGNGVGVLVDQKFRKGLKTKFFGQDVQTNPLLAKLVRQFNCEVYPARCIRLPGNRFRLELEPAIDIPRKPDGAVDVNATAQVLNDKVESWVREYPGQWLWYHDRWHIKRYL, encoded by the coding sequence ATGCTGATCACACGGCTGGTTCTGACGGCGGATCATTTCCGGCAGTGGCTGATTGCGCAACTCGTCTTTCTGCTTCTGACGATCCTGAAGCTGTTTCCGGCTGACGGCGCGATCCGCTTCATGGATCGCGCCGCACGCTTCATCGGCCCGAAGACCAGCCGGCACAAGCTGACGCTGACCAATCTGCGCAACGCCTTTCCCGAGAAGCGGGAGGCCGAGATCGAAGCGATCGCCATGGAGAGCTGGGGCAATATGGGCCGCATGGCGGCGGAATATGTCTTCCTCGACCGGCTGTTCGATTTCGATCCCGAGGCGACCAAGCCCGGCCGCGTCGAAGTCTCCGGCGTTCCGCTCTTTCTCGAGCTGCGCGACAACCCGCGACCCTTTATCGTCTTTACCGCCCACAGCGGCAATTTCGAGATGCTGCCGGTCGCTGGCTCCGCCTTCGGGCTGGAGGTGACGGTGCTCTTCCGTCCGCCGAACAACCCTTACGTCGCCGAGAAGGTCTTCGAGTTCCGCAAGGAGCGCATGGGCAATCTCGTGCCGTCGCATGCGGGTTCGTCCTTCGCACTCGCCCGCCAGCTAGAGCGCGGCAACGGCGTCGGCGTTCTGGTCGACCAGAAATTCCGCAAGGGCCTGAAGACCAAATTCTTCGGCCAGGACGTGCAGACCAACCCGCTGCTCGCCAAGCTCGTGCGGCAGTTCAATTGCGAGGTCTATCCCGCCCGCTGCATCCGGCTGCCCGGCAACCGTTTTCGGCTGGAGCTGGAGCCGGCGATCGACATTCCGCGCAAGCCCGATGGCGCTGTCGACGTCAACGCCACGGCACAGGTTCTCAACGACAAGGTGGAGAGCTGGGTGAGGGAGTATCCCGGGCAATGGTTGTGGTACCACGACCGCTGGCACATCAAGCGCTACCTGTAA
- a CDS encoding zinc-binding dehydrogenase produces the protein MRALQLLDDRKLEITDVPEPEAPGPGEVTLRVKAVALNHIDVWGWRGMAFAKRKMPLVIGAEAAGVVESIGPGVSSVLPGQLVSIYGARTCGLCRPCREGRDNLCEHVGGVHGFHLDGFAQEKINLPARLLVPAPSGIDAVAAALAPVTFGTVEHMLFDNAKLEPGETILVHAGGSGIGSAAIQLAKKIGCTVITTVGSDDKIEKAKALGADHVINYRTDRFEGVVRKLTKKKGVDVVFEHVGKDTWAGSMLCMKRGGRLVTCGSTSGVSTDMNLMMLFQQQLKLLGSFGCRMENMANAMQKMARGLVHPVIDTQVGFDEIDRALERMESRQIFGKIILKMD, from the coding sequence ATGCGCGCCCTGCAACTGCTCGATGACCGCAAGCTCGAAATCACCGACGTTCCCGAGCCGGAAGCGCCAGGCCCGGGCGAAGTGACGCTCCGGGTCAAGGCCGTCGCACTCAACCACATCGACGTGTGGGGCTGGCGCGGCATGGCCTTTGCCAAGCGCAAGATGCCGCTCGTCATCGGCGCCGAGGCGGCCGGTGTGGTCGAAAGCATCGGCCCGGGCGTTTCAAGCGTGCTTCCGGGGCAGCTCGTTTCGATCTATGGCGCGCGCACCTGCGGCCTCTGCCGCCCGTGCCGCGAAGGTCGCGACAATCTCTGCGAACATGTGGGCGGCGTGCATGGCTTCCACCTCGACGGCTTCGCGCAGGAGAAGATCAATCTTCCCGCACGCCTGCTGGTGCCGGCACCTTCGGGCATCGATGCCGTGGCCGCAGCGCTTGCACCGGTCACCTTCGGCACGGTCGAGCACATGCTGTTCGACAACGCCAAGCTTGAGCCAGGCGAAACCATTCTCGTCCATGCCGGCGGCTCCGGCATCGGCTCGGCGGCAATCCAGCTTGCCAAGAAGATCGGCTGCACGGTTATCACTACCGTCGGATCCGACGACAAGATCGAGAAGGCCAAGGCGCTCGGCGCCGATCACGTCATCAACTACCGCACCGACCGCTTCGAAGGTGTCGTGCGCAAGCTCACCAAGAAGAAGGGCGTCGACGTCGTGTTCGAACACGTCGGCAAGGACACCTGGGCCGGCTCAATGCTCTGCATGAAGCGGGGAGGCCGCCTGGTCACCTGCGGCTCGACCTCCGGTGTGTCGACCGACATGAACCTGATGATGCTGTTCCAGCAGCAGCTGAAGCTGCTCGGCTCCTTCGGCTGCCGCATGGAAAACATGGCCAACGCCATGCAGAAGATGGCGCGCGGCCTGGTGCATCCGGTCATCGATACGCAGGTCGGTTTCGACGAGATCGACCGGGCACTGGAGCGGATGGAATCGCGCCAGATCTTCGGCAAGATCATCCTGAAGATGGATTGA
- a CDS encoding beta-ketoacyl-ACP synthase, whose amino-acid sequence MSNAYKDHLGRPIVAVTGMGVITSLGQGLEDNWAALTGGVSGIRKITRFPTEGLNTRISGMVDFIEVPAANSVERSYAMARETTLEALAQAGLSGDFNGPLFLAAPPIEPEWSARFELADRSPPSTQPGDAYNRFLAAMREKADPVFHEAVLFGAISERLADRFGTRGLPVTLSTACASGATAIQLGVEAIRQGRTDRALTVATDGSVSAEALIRFALLSALSTQNDPPEKASKPFTKDRDGFVIAEGAATLVLESLEAAVARGARVYGILKGCGEKADLFHRTRSSPDGGPAIATIRAALADAGIDEGGIGYINAHGTSTPENDKMEYLSMSAVFGEHLPSIPVSSNKSMIGHTLTAAGAVEAVFSIQTMLTGTLPPTINYQNPDPAIVLDVVPNVKRSQQVSAVLSNSFGFGGQNASLVMTAEPA is encoded by the coding sequence ATGAGCAACGCTTACAAGGATCATCTCGGTCGTCCGATCGTCGCCGTCACCGGCATGGGCGTCATCACCTCGCTCGGCCAGGGTCTCGAAGACAACTGGGCGGCGCTGACCGGCGGCGTCTCCGGCATCCGCAAGATCACCCGTTTCCCGACGGAAGGCCTGAACACGCGCATTTCGGGCATGGTCGATTTCATCGAGGTCCCGGCGGCCAATTCGGTCGAGCGCTCCTACGCCATGGCGCGCGAAACGACGCTTGAGGCGTTGGCGCAGGCCGGTCTTTCCGGCGATTTCAACGGCCCGCTGTTTCTCGCCGCTCCGCCGATCGAGCCGGAATGGAGCGCGCGCTTTGAACTGGCCGACCGCTCGCCACCGTCGACCCAGCCGGGCGACGCCTACAATCGCTTCCTTGCCGCGATGCGCGAGAAGGCCGATCCGGTGTTTCACGAGGCCGTGCTTTTCGGCGCGATCTCCGAACGCCTTGCCGATCGCTTCGGCACCCGCGGCCTGCCGGTGACGCTGTCGACGGCCTGCGCCTCGGGCGCAACTGCAATCCAGCTCGGCGTCGAGGCCATTCGCCAGGGCCGCACCGATCGCGCGCTGACAGTCGCGACCGACGGTTCGGTCAGTGCCGAGGCGCTGATCCGCTTTGCGCTGCTCTCGGCGCTGTCGACCCAGAACGACCCGCCGGAAAAGGCCTCCAAGCCCTTCACCAAGGACCGTGACGGCTTCGTCATCGCCGAAGGCGCGGCAACCCTGGTGCTGGAATCGCTGGAAGCAGCGGTCGCTCGTGGCGCCCGTGTCTACGGCATCCTGAAGGGGTGCGGCGAGAAGGCCGATCTCTTCCACCGCACGCGCTCGTCGCCCGATGGCGGCCCGGCGATCGCGACGATCCGCGCGGCCCTTGCCGACGCCGGCATCGACGAAGGTGGCATCGGCTACATCAACGCCCATGGCACTTCGACGCCGGAAAACGACAAGATGGAATATCTGTCGATGTCGGCCGTCTTCGGCGAACATCTGCCGTCGATCCCGGTTTCGTCGAACAAGTCGATGATCGGCCACACGCTGACGGCTGCAGGCGCAGTCGAGGCAGTGTTCTCGATCCAGACGATGCTGACCGGCACCTTGCCGCCGACGATCAACTACCAGAATCCCGACCCGGCCATCGTGCTCGACGTCGTGCCGAACGTGAAGCGCAGCCAGCAGGTCTCTGCCGTGCTGTCGAACTCCTTCGGCTTCGGCGGACAGAACGCCAGCCTTGTCATGACCGCCGAGCCGGCCTAA
- a CDS encoding beta-ketoacyl-ACP synthase codes for MSKSANDVVITGVGIVTSQGVGVEPHVAFLNAAEAPEPRVEAEKFKPYPVHPLPQIDWSQQIAKRGDQRQMENWQRLGVFAAGLALDDAGLKDNLDACGSMDMIVAAGGGERDINVDSLIVDEALKRNDREQLLNEKLTTELRPTLFLAQLSNLLAGNISIVHKVTGSSRTFMGEEAAGISAIETAFFRIKAGQSTHTLAGGAFSAERLDIMLMTEAIQAQTVGDWQPIWSRKRQDGGGMILGSVGAFLMLESREYAEARGARIYATIDAIGSDRGSRSDGKLEARLADLAKPAETLDPAQTVVFSGTSGLHDLVAHEKTFLEAKLAGAPVRAYGGLVGHSIEAQFPAGLALAALALGHGAKVPAFDASFEKPMTAGARTAVVTTIGHSRGEGVAVLSAE; via the coding sequence ATGAGCAAATCCGCAAACGACGTGGTGATCACCGGCGTCGGTATCGTCACAAGCCAGGGTGTCGGCGTCGAGCCGCATGTGGCGTTTCTGAACGCGGCCGAGGCGCCGGAGCCACGCGTCGAGGCCGAAAAGTTCAAGCCCTATCCGGTGCATCCGCTGCCGCAGATCGACTGGTCGCAGCAGATCGCCAAGCGTGGCGACCAGCGCCAGATGGAAAACTGGCAGCGCCTCGGCGTGTTTGCAGCAGGCCTGGCGCTCGACGACGCCGGCCTCAAGGACAATCTCGACGCCTGCGGCAGCATGGACATGATCGTGGCCGCCGGCGGCGGCGAGCGCGACATCAATGTCGATTCGCTGATCGTCGACGAGGCGCTGAAGCGCAACGACCGCGAGCAGCTGCTGAACGAGAAGCTGACGACCGAACTGCGCCCGACGCTGTTCCTCGCCCAGCTCTCCAACCTTCTCGCCGGTAACATCTCGATCGTGCACAAGGTGACGGGATCGTCGCGCACCTTCATGGGCGAAGAGGCGGCCGGCATTTCGGCGATCGAAACGGCGTTCTTCCGCATCAAGGCGGGACAGTCGACACATACGCTGGCGGGCGGCGCATTTTCGGCCGAACGTCTCGACATCATGCTGATGACGGAGGCCATCCAGGCGCAGACGGTCGGCGACTGGCAGCCGATCTGGTCGCGCAAGCGCCAGGATGGCGGCGGAATGATCCTCGGTTCCGTCGGCGCCTTCCTGATGCTGGAATCGCGCGAATATGCCGAAGCCCGAGGCGCCCGCATCTATGCCACGATCGACGCGATCGGCAGCGACCGTGGCAGCCGCAGCGACGGCAAGCTGGAGGCGCGCCTTGCCGATCTGGCAAAACCGGCCGAAACGCTCGATCCGGCGCAGACAGTGGTCTTCTCCGGCACCTCGGGCCTGCATGATCTCGTTGCCCACGAAAAGACCTTTCTGGAAGCAAAGCTCGCCGGCGCGCCGGTGCGCGCCTATGGCGGGCTTGTCGGCCACAGCATCGAAGCGCAGTTTCCGGCGGGCCTCGCGCTTGCCGCACTGGCGCTCGGCCACGGCGCCAAGGTTCCGGCTTTCGACGCAAGCTTCGAAAAACCGATGACGGCGGGCGCCAGAACGGCGGTCGTGACGACCATTGGTCATTCACGCGGCGAAGGCGTCGCGGTCCTTTCGGCCGAATAA
- a CDS encoding 3-hydroxyacyl-ACP dehydratase FabZ family protein, with protein sequence MLLEYFQMIDRVETVDLSAGRLTARSVVPEKSPVFEGHFPGYPLVPGVLLIETMAQASGFLVLAATNFAAMPFLMSVDGAKMRAFVEPSAELDIEAFLEHDGSGFAVTKAKITSAGKKVCDAQLKLRTMPFDQVPLGDIVRRRAGEVGLMTALAADAASEK encoded by the coding sequence ATGCTCCTTGAATACTTCCAGATGATCGATCGTGTCGAAACGGTCGATCTGTCGGCTGGCCGGCTGACGGCGCGATCCGTCGTTCCCGAAAAGAGCCCGGTATTCGAGGGCCACTTTCCAGGCTATCCGCTGGTGCCGGGTGTGCTTCTGATCGAGACGATGGCGCAGGCTTCGGGATTTCTGGTGCTGGCCGCGACCAATTTTGCGGCAATGCCGTTTCTGATGTCGGTCGATGGCGCCAAGATGCGGGCCTTCGTCGAGCCGTCGGCAGAACTCGATATCGAAGCCTTCCTCGAGCACGATGGCTCCGGTTTCGCCGTCACCAAGGCGAAGATCACGTCTGCGGGCAAGAAGGTCTGTGACGCACAATTGAAACTCAGAACGATGCCGTTCGATCAGGTGCCGCTCGGCGATATCGTGCGCAGGCGCGCCGGCGAGGTGGGCCTGATGACGGCACTTGCGGCGGATGCCGCTTCGGAGAAGTGA
- a CDS encoding acyl carrier protein: MRVTATFDKVADIIAETSEIDRETITPESHTIDDLGIDSLDFLDIVFAIDKDFGIKIPLEQWTQEVNEGKVSTEEYFVLKNLCAKIDELRAAKA; encoded by the coding sequence ATGCGCGTGACTGCTACATTCGACAAGGTTGCCGACATCATCGCTGAAACGAGCGAGATCGATCGCGAGACGATTACGCCGGAAAGCCACACGATCGACGATCTCGGCATCGACAGCCTGGACTTCCTGGACATCGTCTTTGCGATCGACAAGGATTTCGGTATCAAGATTCCGCTGGAACAGTGGACGCAGGAAGTCAACGAAGGCAAGGTTTCGACCGAAGAATACTTCGTGCTCAAGAACCTCTGCGCCAAGATCGACGAGCTGCGGGCTGCCAAGGCCTGA
- the hemN gene encoding oxygen-independent coproporphyrinogen III oxidase, whose product MDDALILKYASPVPRYTSYPTAPHFSEAVGQAEYQSWLEAIGPGEALSLYAHVPYCDRLCWFCACHTKQTLRYEPVASYLNGLHREIATIGGRVNRQAKVTALHLGGGSPTLVRPDDLIALKRAFSSHFEFSSDCEISIEMDPNDLDAARHDALAAIGMTRASFGVQDFDPVVQKSINRIQTYEQTRDAIEASRARGVGSVNCDVLYGLPYQSLSSLEATIDAVVSLAPDRVALFGYAHVPWMKKHQSMISDESLPGIVERFAQMSRAADMLVAAGYEAIGIDHFARPGDSLAVANREGRLRRNFQGYTCDSAETLIGLGASAIGQFRQGYVQNMPATGEYLRQVENAGLAAVRGYMLTPDDRLRARVIASIMCDFAFSFSRIKAEFPELAGAVVEEAKLWRARDVDGLTTIEDGVFSLTERGRPFARSVAAIFDTHLQSGRGRHSVAV is encoded by the coding sequence ATGGACGACGCTCTGATCCTGAAATATGCGAGCCCCGTGCCGCGCTATACCAGTTACCCCACCGCGCCGCATTTTTCGGAGGCGGTCGGTCAGGCTGAGTACCAGTCCTGGCTAGAGGCCATCGGGCCGGGTGAGGCGCTGTCGCTTTACGCCCATGTGCCCTATTGCGACCGGCTGTGCTGGTTCTGTGCCTGTCACACCAAGCAGACGTTACGCTACGAGCCGGTGGCGAGCTACCTGAACGGACTGCACCGCGAAATCGCCACGATCGGCGGGCGGGTGAACCGCCAAGCGAAGGTCACGGCGCTGCATCTGGGCGGCGGATCGCCGACACTGGTCAGGCCGGACGATCTGATCGCGCTCAAGCGCGCCTTCAGCAGTCACTTCGAATTTTCCAGCGATTGCGAAATCAGCATCGAGATGGACCCGAACGACCTCGACGCGGCGCGCCACGACGCGCTGGCAGCGATCGGCATGACGCGGGCGAGCTTCGGCGTCCAGGATTTCGACCCCGTGGTACAGAAGTCGATCAACCGCATCCAGACCTATGAGCAGACGCGTGATGCGATCGAGGCTTCGCGAGCCCGCGGCGTGGGTTCGGTCAATTGCGACGTGCTTTACGGCTTGCCCTACCAGAGCCTGTCGTCGCTGGAGGCAACGATCGACGCCGTCGTGTCGCTGGCGCCGGATCGCGTCGCGCTCTTCGGCTATGCCCATGTGCCGTGGATGAAGAAGCACCAGTCGATGATATCAGACGAGAGCCTGCCAGGTATCGTCGAACGTTTTGCCCAGATGAGCCGGGCGGCCGACATGCTTGTTGCCGCCGGCTACGAGGCGATCGGCATCGACCATTTCGCCAGGCCCGGCGACAGTCTGGCCGTTGCCAACCGGGAAGGGCGCCTGCGCCGGAATTTCCAGGGCTATACATGTGACAGCGCCGAAACCCTGATCGGTCTTGGCGCCTCGGCGATCGGCCAGTTCCGTCAAGGTTATGTGCAGAATATGCCGGCAACCGGCGAATATCTGCGCCAGGTGGAGAACGCAGGCCTGGCCGCGGTGCGCGGCTACATGCTGACGCCTGATGATCGCCTGCGGGCGCGGGTGATCGCATCCATCATGTGCGATTTCGCCTTCTCGTTCTCGCGAATCAAGGCGGAGTTTCCTGAACTCGCCGGAGCGGTCGTCGAGGAGGCAAAGCTCTGGCGCGCAAGGGATGTGGACGGGCTGACGACGATCGAGGACGGCGTCTTCAGCCTTACCGAACGCGGCCGGCCGTTTGCCCGGTCGGTGGCGGCCATTTTCGACACTCATCTTCAGTCAGGACGGGGGCGCCATTCGGTCGCCGTTTAG
- a CDS encoding Crp/Fnr family transcriptional regulator, which translates to MQIVTEHRRKDIHNSDIPAVCAACEARHGGVCGTLTADQLLDLSRHSTRRRVEPGREVVGQGEMTDSYANIISGVVKLSKVLSDGRQQIVGLQFAPDFMGRPFTRESALTAEAAIDTDICSFPRNVIERLVADAPGLEHRLHEQALKELDEARDWMLTLGRKTAQEKVASFLYIIATHIDPENGTATAFDLPLSRADIADYLGLTIETVSRQVTKLRKDNVIHIENSRHVTVPSMDRLMQVAGID; encoded by the coding sequence TTGCAGATCGTGACCGAACATCGCCGCAAGGATATCCACAATTCGGACATTCCAGCCGTCTGTGCTGCCTGCGAGGCGCGCCACGGCGGCGTCTGCGGCACGCTGACTGCTGACCAGCTTCTCGACCTCAGCCGGCATTCGACCCGCAGGCGTGTCGAACCCGGTCGCGAGGTCGTCGGCCAGGGCGAAATGACTGACAGCTACGCCAACATCATCAGCGGCGTCGTCAAGCTGAGCAAGGTTCTCTCCGACGGACGCCAGCAGATCGTCGGCCTGCAGTTCGCTCCCGATTTCATGGGCCGGCCGTTCACGCGTGAAAGCGCGCTGACCGCCGAAGCGGCGATCGACACCGACATCTGTTCGTTCCCGCGCAATGTCATCGAGCGGCTCGTTGCCGATGCGCCGGGCCTTGAACACCGCCTGCACGAACAGGCGCTGAAGGAACTGGACGAAGCGCGCGACTGGATGCTGACGCTCGGCCGCAAGACCGCGCAGGAAAAGGTGGCGAGCTTTCTCTATATCATCGCCACTCACATCGATCCGGAAAACGGCACGGCAACAGCATTCGATCTGCCACTGTCGCGCGCCGATATCGCCGACTATCTCGGCCTGACGATCGAGACCGTCAGCCGGCAGGTGACCAAGCTGCGCAAGGACAATGTCATCCACATCGAAAACAGCCGTCACGTCACCGTGCCAAGCATGGACCGGTTGATGCAGGTGGCCGGCATCGACTGA
- a CDS encoding L,D-transpeptidase, which produces MRHTSLIVVIAVLMQFSVQPLNAANLVAKISLSSQTMVVKQNGVVMYRWKVSTARKGYVTPKGSWKAKWLSRNHRSKKYDDAPMPYAVFFNGGYAVHATYDVKRLGRPASHGCVRLHPNNAAEFFALAREHGLKNTRIVITR; this is translated from the coding sequence ATGCGACACACATCCCTGATTGTGGTGATTGCCGTTCTGATGCAGTTTTCCGTTCAGCCGCTGAACGCCGCCAATCTCGTTGCCAAGATCAGCCTCTCCTCCCAGACGATGGTGGTAAAGCAGAACGGCGTCGTGATGTATCGCTGGAAGGTTTCCACCGCGCGCAAGGGCTATGTCACGCCGAAGGGGAGCTGGAAGGCCAAGTGGCTTTCGCGCAATCATCGCTCGAAAAAATATGATGATGCGCCAATGCCTTACGCCGTGTTCTTCAACGGTGGCTATGCTGTTCACGCGACCTATGATGTCAAGCGCCTGGGCCGCCCTGCCTCACACGGATGCGTGCGGTTGCATCCCAACAATGCCGCGGAGTTCTTCGCGCTTGCCCGTGAACACGGGCTGAAAAACACGCGCATCGTCATCACGCGTTAA